In the Oncorhynchus keta strain PuntledgeMale-10-30-2019 chromosome 16, Oket_V2, whole genome shotgun sequence genome, GAAGTATCACATTATAAAACATGAATTCTTCTGCTGATAAAAAAAAGAGCATCAAGTGCAGTATCTCAACAGGCATTTTTATTTAAAGAATGAAAAAAGCACAAAGAGAAAAGACTGAATCATCATATTTTTTTGTGACTGCACAATGACAGTACAGGCTCATTCACACATGGAGGTTCACAGAGATTTGCCAAATTCCATTTCAGTCCCTATTCAAGTAGCCATAACATAGACCTCGCCGCTCCTACCCTGCCTTTTTCCCATCACTGTTGTTTCTGCTTTGTGTTACTATGACTATGACAGGGAATGTCTCCCTGGCTCAACACAAGAGCAGGCTGGCAACCATTGCTGTGGTGCCTACATAACAGGGAGGGTGGGGTCTAAAGGCCCAGCCACCACGATGGTGTCGATTGGCGCTATGAGAGCAGGATCAACGACAATGATGTCAGTGGCAACGGTGGCAGGGATGTCGACGGCAGCGGGTATAACAACATCGATAGGTACATCCACGGCTGGGTCGACAGGGGCTGCATCAGCTGGGTCTACTGGGGCGGCGGTATCCACAACTGCTGGTTCCTCAGCTGCGTGGTCCACTGCTGGCTCAGCCTCGGCTTCAGTGGCAGCCTCGTCCTCTCCAACCTCGTCAGAGTTCAAAGGGACGGCAGGGGCAGCAGGGGCAGCCGGGGCAGCCGGGGCAGGATGGGGATAATATCTGCCATAGCCGCCATAGTGGGGCTGAAAGAGGGATAGTGAGCATGAGAAGGGGTTGAGCACACGCTCACATCACAACGAACACATTTGTAAGCATTATATTACAGTAATTCGTATCTCTTCtcttagagagatggagaggaaaccCACTGATGCTTTTTAACAACTTAGCAGATTAATTCAAACTGATTTAAAGGACCATGAGCTCACCACTGGGGCCTCTTCATCTGAGTTCATTGGTGGTGGTGGGTAGAATAATTTGGGGTCTTGAGCTGGGGCAGCAGGGGCTGCAGCAGGCGCATTCAACTGTTCACACCACAAATGGTTCAGTCCATAAGAGTTTTCAGACAACATTATGGTGTTACTATCAGCTCTAAAACAGGGTATTACAGCATGCATCTACAGTTTTTTAAAGAGTTTCTAAAAGCAACATTTACCATTGGGGGCTGAGCTGGTACAGCCTTCGGAGGAAAGAAAATAATTAAATTGATTAGACGAACACTGATATGGTTGATATACAGAGCTAATTATTCCATTATGTTTCTTTATTTACGGGATTGTTGAGTGGGGGTGTTTGTGGAGTTGGTAAATGGAAATGGCCTAAATACGAAGGAGAGCGAAACACTACAGCATTGGAGAGATGGATAATGTAGATATTGCATATGTACACTGAGTGCCAAACATTagtaacaccttcctaatattgagttgcacccaatTTTTCCTCAAAACAATCTCAAttagtcggggcatggactctacaagttgtcaaaagtgttccacagggatgctggcacatGTTGACTCAAAGGCTTCCcagttatgtcaagttggctggatgtcctttgggtggtggaccattcttgatacacaggaaactgttgagcatgaaaaaccaaGA is a window encoding:
- the enam gene encoding enamelin isoform X1 → MISVMLLMCLLGFSLAAPTPDSGSDEQVAAHANEALRWMELYRMYGSLGQLAVPAQPPMLNAPAAAPAAPAQDPKLFYPPPPMNSDEEAPVPHYGGYGRYYPHPAPAAPAAPAAPAVPLNSDEVGEDEAATEAEAEPAVDHAAEEPAVVDTAAPVDPADAAPVDPAVDVPIDVVIPAAVDIPATVATDIIVVDPALIAPIDTIVVAGPLDPTLPVM
- the enam gene encoding enamelin isoform X2; this encodes MISVMLLMCLLGFSLAAPTPDSGSDEVAAHANEALRWMELYRMYGSLGQLAVPAQPPMLNAPAAAPAAPAQDPKLFYPPPPMNSDEEAPVPHYGGYGRYYPHPAPAAPAAPAAPAVPLNSDEVGEDEAATEAEAEPAVDHAAEEPAVVDTAAPVDPADAAPVDPAVDVPIDVVIPAAVDIPATVATDIIVVDPALIAPIDTIVVAGPLDPTLPVM